In Penicillium psychrofluorescens genome assembly, chromosome: 5, a single window of DNA contains:
- a CDS encoding uncharacterized protein (ID:PFLUO_008013-T1.cds;~source:funannotate) produces MAPAILPFRDVNLHSSPSHYAFTSPSSPQSPTLVVERPTGDLRLNNGPLSGAKRISSIAGILGIVKLKLDRYIIIITKAQPMGRLRGHLVYKVAGTEFLPLRERPLHDTDEDTYLALLKDLLRTGPMYFSYSLDLTNSFQRQSQGAPSLPMWQTADDRFFWNRFIQSDLIDFSLGANDTSGIRYGPQPGADPYILPVMFGMLRITAARVKSTPFTFALITRRSRHRGGTRYFSRGIDEQGHVSNYNETEQIVILNDSTGGLSGFAGGQSMTNGKAGQDLQLYSFVQTRGSVPVFWAEVNNLKYTPKLQVRGVETAVEAARKHFSEQIRLYGENYLVNLVNQKGREDRVKSAYEQLVRTLVTSSHETTDADEKSPEKMHVLEPGPKQKEMDHLHYVYFDFHNETKGLQWHRAELLMNRLNDGLAQGGYFRGVEHPGAPGGQLDIRSTQSSVVRTNCMDCLDRTNVVQSMLGRWAVTRQLMDAGVLRPGETANDDREFENLFRNIWADNADVVSKSYSGTGALKTDFTRTGKRTRIGMLQDLNNSITRYVRNNFMDGPRQDGFDVFLGTYLPPDSTFGSFQLFVDNRPLIIQALPYTFAASVFMVLVATFTRQLPDAAVWPLRLFVVFWLLVGVYTFRFINGHGMLYVNWPKLNTPVAGAEGYQDALLKARTDPLVGKLLPSRRHQRGISNARLGFLEEGKTRVE; encoded by the exons ATGGCGCCTGCTATACTCCCATTCAGGGATGTTAATCTCCActcctcgccttcccacTATGCCTTTACCTCCCCTTCCTCGCCCCAATCCCCAACACTCGTGGTCGAGCGCCCAACCGGCGACTTGCGCTTGAACAATGGCCCTTTGTCGGGTGCAAAGCGCATTTCCAGCATTGCAGGTATTCTGGGAATTGTCAAGCTCAAGCTGG ACAGGTATATCATAATTATCACCAAGGCCCAACCGATGGGACGATTGCGCGGCCATCTGGTTTACAAAGTTGCCGGAACCGAATTTCTGCCCCTGCGCGAACGCCCCCTCCACGACACCGACGAGGATACGTACCTGGCACTGTTGAAAGACCTCCTCCGCACCGGTCCCATGTACTTCTCCTACTCCCTAGACTTGACCAACAGTTTCCAGCGACAATCCCAAGGCGCGCCCAGTCTGCCCATGTGGCAGACCGCCGACGACCGGTTCTTCTGGAACCGCTTCATTCAATCAGATTTGATCGACTTTAGTCTAGGTGCTAATGACACGAGTGGAATCCGCTACGGCCCGCAGCCAGGAGCCGACCCTTACATCCTGCCAGTGATGTTTGGCATGCTGCGCATTACGGCCGCGCGAGTCAAGTCAACCCCTTTCACGTTCGCCCTGATCACCCGGCGATCCAGACACCGCGGAGGCACGCGGTACTTCTCCCGTGGGATTGACGAGCAAGGACATGTTTCAAATTACAACGAGACGGAGCAGATTGTTATTCTGAATGACTCGACTGGTGGACTGTCCGGCTTTGCGGGTGGGCAATCGATGACCAACGGCAAGGCGGGCCAGGACCTGCAGCTTTACTCCTTTGTGCAAACTCGAGGGAGCGTCCCGGTGTTCTGGGCCGAGGTCAACAACCTTAAATATACACCGAAGCTACAGGTTCGTGGTGTTGAGACTGCCGTGGAAGCGGCCCGCAAGCACTTTTCTGAGCAGATTCGCCTGTATGGCGAGAATTATTTGGTCAACCTGGTCAACCAGAAAGGCCGAGAGGACCGCGTCAAAAGCGCCTACGAGCAGTTGGTTCGCACACTGGTCACTTCCTCCCACGAAACCACGGACGCTGATGAGAAGTCTCCCGAGAAGATGCATGTCTTGGAACCAGGTCCGAAGCAGAAAGAGATGGACCATCTCCATTACGTATACTTTGACTTTCACAACGAAACCAAGGGGCTCCAGTGGCATCGTGCCGAACTGCTCATGAATCGCTTGAATGATGGACTGGCTCAGGGCGGCTACTTCCGGGGAGTGGAGCATCCAGGGGCTCCCGGTGGTCAGCTAGACATTCGGTCGACACAATCGAGTGTGGTCCGCACCAACTGCATGGATTGCCTGGATCGCACCAATGTAGTGCAAAGCATGCTCGGCCGCTGGGCGGTGACGCGGCAGCTCATGGATGCCGGTGTGCTTCGCCCGGGAGAAACGGCCAACGACGACCGGGAGTTCGAGAATCTGTTCCGCAATATCTGGGCGGATAATGCGGACGTGGTCTCCAAGTCCTACTCTGGTACTGGTGCCCTGAAGACCGATTTCACTCGCACTGGCAAGCGCACGCGGATCGGAATGCTGCAGGACCTGAATAATTCCATCACCCGTTATGTGCGCAACAACTTCATGGACGGTCCTCGCCAGGATGGATTCGATGTGTTCCTCGGTACCTATCTCCCCCCGGACTCGACGTTTGGCAGCTTTCAACTGTTTGTGGACAACCGACCGCTCATCATCCAAGCATTGCCGTATACATTCGCTGCGAGTGTGTTCATGGTTCTGGTTGCCACCTTTACCCGGCAGCTGCCCGATGCTGCAGTCTGGCCGCTCCGTCTGTTTGTGGTCTTTTGGCTGCTCGTTGGTGTCTACACCTTCCGCTTCATCAACGGACATGGAATGCTCTATGTGAACTGGCCCAAGCTCAACACGCCCGTCGCTGGCGCCGAAGGCTACCAGGACGCTCTTCTCAAAGCCAGGACTGACCCTCTCGTCGGCAAGTTGCTTCCTTCGCGTCGACACCAGCGGGGAATCAGCAACGCTCGCTTGGgcttcctcgaagaaggaaagacCAGGGTCGAGTAA
- a CDS encoding uncharacterized protein (ID:PFLUO_008014-T1.cds;~source:funannotate) encodes MLRSSIAPSRHLLSYSARQRATSQWLSRAGASSRLSGQRFFADSKPPNTGGVTPASPSSESSVPPETLAKAAEQQESNVPPSPQTPAPRKSGRFRRFLTYLILTSGLAYGGSVFLALKSDNFHDFFTEFVPYGEECVLYFEERDFYRRFPSASRHSNRLSGSPREDGKPVTISSNSGLSWKVADVEESGANVSKKGPHMSSHEGLVNAESAKPEERNSAVQKAKDEKAKKSKKEAKPAEKGETKPVALEEPRQPAVAAGTIELLQMQGNDEAVVQELVKTFNDIVTVISADENAGKYSAPIAKAKEELQKIGEKISALRSDAQKAAQEEINKAHSTFDESARELIRRFEDMRGTEAAQYREEFEVEREKLALAYQEKIKTELQRAQEISEQRLQNELVEQAIELNRKYVHDVKDLVEREREGRLGKLDELTANINELEELTSGWSNVIDTNLKTQQLQVAVDAVRSVLERAETPRPFVRELVAVKELAADDPVVDAAIASINPTAYQRGIPSTSQIIERFRRVASEVRKASLLPEDAGIASHAASLMLSKVMFKKDGLAGGDDVESILVRTETLLEEGNVDAAAREMNTLQGWAKILSKDWLADVRRVLEVKQALEVIEAEARLQCLRVE; translated from the exons ATGCTGCGCTCTTCAATTGCTCCGAGTCGGCATCTCCTGTCGTACTCTGCTCGCCAGCGCGCCACATCACAATGGCTCTCCAGAGCCGGGGCTAGTAGCCGGTTGTCCGGTCAG CGATTCTTCGCCGATTCCAAACCGCCGAACACCGGTGGTGTCACGCCTgcctccccttcctccgaATCGAGTGTCCCGCCTGAGaccctggccaaggccgcTGAGCAACAAG AATCTAATGTGCCACCATCACCCCAAACACCCGCGCCTCGCAAATCCGGTCGTTTTCGTCGATTCCTGACTTATTTGATCCTCACCTCTGGTTTGGCTTATGGTGGAAGcgtcttcttggccttgaagTCCGACAACTTCCACGATTTCTTTACCGAATTCGTGCCGTATGGTGAGGAGTGCGTTCTTTACTTCGAGGAGCGTGACTTCTATCGCCGGTTCCCCAGTGCCTCCCGCCACTCGAACCGCCTCTCCGGTTCACCCAGGGAAGATGGAAAGCCAGTTACTATCTCCAGCAATAGTGGCCTTTCTTGGAAGGTCGCTGATGTTGAAGAATCTGGTGCCAATGTCTCGAAGAAGGGCCCTCACATGAGTTCCCACGAGGGGCTGGTGAACGCCGAATCGGCCAAGCCTGAAGAGCGGAATTCTGCAGTTCAAAAGgccaaggatgagaaggctaagaagagcaagaaggaggctaAGCCTGCTGAGAAAGGGGAAACGAAGCCTGTTGCCCTGGAGGAGCCTAGGCAGCcagctgttgctgctggcaCCATCGAATTGCTGCAGATGCAGGGTAATGATGAAGCCGTAGTCCAGGAATTGGTCAAGACCTTCAACGACATTGTCACTGTGATCAGCGCCGATGAGAACGCCGGCAAGTACTCCGCGCCAATTGCCAAGGCCAaagaggagctgcagaagatTGGCGAGAAGATTTCGGCTCTCCGCAGTGATGCCCAGAAGGCCGCTCAAGAGGAGATCAACAAAGCTCATTCCACTTTTGACGAGTCGGCACGGGAGCTGATCCGCCGCTTCGAGGACATGCGCGGTACCGAAGCCGCCCAGTATCGGGAGGAGTTTGAGGTCGAGCGGGAGAAGCTCGCTCTCGCATACcaggaaaagatcaagaccGAACTACAGCGCGCCCAGGAAATCTCTGAGCAGCGCCTGCAGAACGAACTGGTGGAGCAGGCTATTGAGCTCAACCGCAAATACGTTCACGATGTCAAGGACTTAGTtgagcgcgagcgcgagggtCGCCTCGGCAAGCTGGATGAACTTACTGCCAACATCAATGAGCTTGAGGAGCTGACTTCGGGCTGGAGCAATGTCATTGACACCAACCTCAAGacccagcagctccaggTCGCTGTGGACGCTGTCCGCAGCGTTCTCGAGCGCGCCGAAACCCCGCGACCATTTGTTCGTGAACTGGTTGCCGTGAAGGAGCTGGCTGCCGATGACCCCGTTGTCGATGCTGCCATTGCCTCCATCAACCCCACCGCCTACCAGCGCGGCATCCCCTCGACGTCGCAGATCATCGAGCGCTTCCGTCGGGTGGCCAGCGAGGTCCGCAAGGCTAGCTTGCTTCCCGAGGACGCCGGTATCGCGAGCCACGCCGCTAGTTTGATGCTGAGCAAGGTTATGTTCAAGAAGGACGGCCTTGCCGGTGGCGATGACGTGGAGAGCATTCTCGTCCGGACTGAGACCCTGCTGGAGGAGGGCAATGTGGATGCTGCAGCCCGTGAGATGAACACCCTTCAGGGCTGGGCCAAGATCCTGAGCAAGGATTGGCTGGCCGATGTTCGTAGGGTTCTGGAGGTCAAGCAGGCACTCGAG GTCATCGAGGCTGAGGCCCGGCTCCAGTGCCTGCGGGTAGAGTAA
- a CDS encoding uncharacterized protein (ID:PFLUO_008015-T1.cds;~source:funannotate): protein MTEDRESGALEGSTLGSSSREGDRRRVSGQHRTQNSGSFLLDSALLPRSQSARVSSYRPVPKEPRAEKHHTAPDDDIVVPKKRSRFPWSRNKHSSSEAPSTAGRSTPRTVQQTPTPPPDVQPYATSTQPEARTNDMDRSSLALDRDSLQIVNLALNLNESRRRTASGLAQGSVGRRPLSVSQPAAPVPEPGANQAAQLGLKSPVLSLLPATVVDDQRPYEFSESTIARADRARRHFDLFYEYQRLLLSLPPLPRPSISRIADQPKAVNATRQTNRAYNPLQMIRNRRVRYREKCSIDPEAEGWHDVDKVHGWVSTVEDKYRQRVHDRMETLSLPSFQQGQRQPDTVDADYLENTAVSPPSSLRRISRTSSLKTRRPRLDWEFSPAELLADTVWVEDVVNKVRIVDRDGNRLYSDSIDLAPDTHADSKAAARPRQSVDVDNPETDHSSPRNSLSIPRPALKPEFKSVGRGRQKQNYKGHSRSLTSRSISSEREGSRWDRIRRRRGSVSSISSTEVRSSMDKRRQPSWTDERKDSDRSWQKISSKPSSQPPRVKSSIQENPNYGRSKTTGSQSSGLPRIRTSEDRPWKHRRKESFSSTGSMDDRLKQRMSLEERDSTAPNSPVYAGYFPSIAANLSPPSSRSPSPVKKKLRHKIVPRYEPSKKEPRDQVVGDIRDTEALRRQSLTSLPEHVEGAPKLDPSPLPDILSTAYHEDESNRVDSSRARKGAHHPDVGLRGIFKGPGRIAEIVGNEVSKVGDLILKKEQTPVSKDSPSATPITSDDSDLDGEDPRPDRRSGPKALLRRFASATEEQGRPTREDSDKTASSRSFRPTLPNFTSPLRQDERNTASDAADPGSPRERVPANRIPMRRSKTIDFGPPLSAGRDLVKPRGIKDSSNPFSLTRPPVTGLAKARASLGPQESRPRLTDASRTWSISDRSLQTLNDYGIPGKAEIERTRALLLSSGIKAREITRRAHTVREEPLPWMYKAVGSNTSMAGVTRIGEFDLAAQNLLRRFEMTQHSFQQSMHQFSTATASPLRTQLKNLESLVNQTLTPRVRSTANDAEDLCVQLNTTSTLAVKQLSDALDKGVRRRRRRLRWVRRAGFVVLEWALVGMLWWVWLIVMAFKLVRGIFRGSIAGARWVLWL from the coding sequence ATGACCGAAGATCGAGAAAGTGGGGCGCTGGAGGGTAGCACGCTCGGGAGCAGCTCTCGCGAAGGGGACAGAAGGAGAGTCTCGGGTCAGCATAGGACGCAAAACTCAGGCAGCTTTCTGCTAGATTCTGCGCTCTTGCCGCGGTCCCAGAGCGCCAGGGTCAGCTCGTACCGGCCTGTGCCAAAGGAGCCGCGTGCAGAGAAGCACCATACTGCCCCCGACGACGATATTGTCGTGCCCAAGAAACGATCACGGTTTCCGTGGAGCCGAAATAAACACTCTTCGTCCGAGGCTCCTTCTACAGCCGGCAGGTCGACCCCGAGAACGGTCCAGCAGACTCCGACACCTCCGCCTGATGTACAACCCTACGCAACCTCGACACAGCCGGAGGCCAGGACGAATGATATGGACCGGTCCTCTCTTGCGCTTGACAGGGATTCTCTCCAGATCGTTAACTTGGCGTTGAACCTAAATGAGTCGCGAAGGAGAACTGCCTCGGGCCTAGCCCAGGGCTCAGTTGGACGGAGACCCTTGTCCGTCtctcagcctgctgctcctgtGCCCGAGCCAGGTGCAAACCAAGCGGCGCAACTGGGCCTGAAGTCTCCCGTCCTAAGCTTACTGCCCGCTACGGTGGTGGATGACCAGCGGCCATACGAATTTTCGGAGAGCACTATTGCGAGAGCGGATAGGGCTCGTCGACACTTCGATCTCTTTTATGAGTATCagcggctgcttctttctcttcctcctctgccacgGCCTTCTATTTCAAGGATCGCGGACCAACCCAAGGCTGTAAATGCCACCCGGCAAACCAACCGAGCATACAACCCGCTTCAAATGATTCGCAATCGGAGAGTCCGGTATCGGGAGAAATGTTCGATTGATCCCGAGGCCGAGGGCTGGCATGATGTTGACAAAGTCCATGGCTGGGTCAGCACTGTCGAGGACAAGTACCGCCAGAGAGTTCATGATCGTATGGAGACTCTTAGCCTTCCGTCGTTCCAACAAGGCCAGCGACAACCGGATACAGTTGATGCCGATTATCTGGAGAACACAGCAGTGTCACCGCCTTCCAGCTTGAGACGAATCAGTCGTACAAGCAGCTTGAAGACTCGTCGACCGCGTCTGGACTGGGAGTTTTCTCCAGCTGAGCTTCTGGCCGACACTGTCTGGGTCGAGGACGTGGTCAACAAGGTCAGGATAGTGGACAGGGACGGCAACAGGCTCTACTCGGATTCAATAGATCTCGCACCGGACACTCACGCCGACTCTAAAGCAGCGGCAAGACCGCGACAATCTGTGGATGTGGATAACCCTGAGACGGACCATTCTTCACCACGAAATTCTCTTTCCATCCCTCGTCCTGCGTTGAAGCCCGAGTTCAAGAGCGTTGGTCGTGGACGACAAAAGCAAAACTATAAAGGTCATTCACGAAGCCTCACTAGCCGAAGTATCTCCAGTGAACGAGAAGGCTCGCGCTGGGACAGGATAAGGAGACGTCGAGGCAGTGTTTCCAGCATCTCGAGCACGGAAGTCCGTAGTTCAATGGACAAAAGACGTCAACCTTCCTGGACAGATGAACGAAAAGACAGCGACCGGTCGTGGCAAAAAATCTCCTCAAAACCCTCATCTCAACCACCTCGTGTGAAATCTTCAATCCAGGAAAATCCAAATTATGGCAGAAGTAAGACTACGGGCTCACAATCGTCTGGACTCCCCCGGATCCGCACATCAGAAGACCGACCCTGGAAGCATCGAAGAAAGGAGTCATTCTCATCGACGGGCAGTATGGATGATCGATTAAAACAGCGAATGTCcttggaagaaagagacagcaCCGCCCCGAACTCACCGGTATATGCCGGCTATTTCCCAAGCATTGCAGCCAATTTGTCTCCCCCTTCAAGCCGCTCTCCCTCGCCAGTCAAGAAAAAACTTCGTCATAAGATTGTTCCTCGCTATGAACCTAGCAAGAAAGAACCCAGGGATCAGGTCGTGGGTGATATTCGGGATACTGAAGCCTTGCGCCGACAAAGCCTGACGTCTCTCCCTGAGCATGTTGAAGGCGCCCCAAAGCTGGACCCTAGTCCCCTTCCGGATATTTTGTCTACGGCTTATCATGAGGATGAGAGCAATCGTGTAGATTCATCCCGGGCACGAAAGGGAGCACACCATCCTGATGTTGGACTTCGCGGAATCTTCAAGGGGCCGGGCAGGATCGCTGAGATTGTCGGCAACGAAGTCTCCAAAGTCGGAGATCTCATTCTAAAGAAAGAACAAACTCCTGTATCGAAAGATTCACCGTCCGCGACTCCCATTACATCGGATGATAGCGACCTTGATGGTGAGGACCCAAGGCCCGATAGACGGTCTGGCCCGAAGGCGCTATTGCGCCGTTTCGCGAGCGCCACAGAAGAGCAGGGACGCCCGACTCGCGAAGATTCCGACAAGACTGCATCGTCTAGAAGTTTCAGACCGACATTGCCTAATTTTACATCGCCACTGCGGCAGGATGAGCGAAACACAGCGAGCGATGCCGCAGACCCTGGTAGCCCCCGTGAGCGCGTGCCCGCCAACCGAATTCCTATGCGGCGCAGCAAAACGATTGATTTCGGGCCTCCTCTAAGTGCGGGCAGAGACCTGGTGAAGCCGCGCGGCATCAAGGACTCATCCAACCCCTTCAGCCTCACGCGCCCTCCTGTCACCGGACTCGCCAAAGCTCGAGCATCACTAGGACCACAGGAGAGCCGCCCCAGGCTCACGGACGCAAGCCGCACTTGGAGCATCTCTGACCGCAGCCTCCAAACCCTGAATGACTATGGCATTCCTGGGAAAGCCGAAATTGAACGCACTCGCGCCCTTCTTTTGTCGTCAGGAATCAAGGCCCGAGAAATCACTCGTCGAGCCCATACGGTCCGCGAAGAACCTCTTCCGTGGATGTATAAGGCTGTAGGCTCCAATACATCTATGGCAGGCGTTACACGAATCGGCGAATTTGATCTAGCCGCCCAAAACCTTCTGCGACGTTTTGAAATGACCCAACATTCATTCCAGCAATCAATGCACCAATTCTCGACGGCAACAGCGTCTCCTCTCCGCACACAGCTCAAGAATCTGGAATCGCTGGTCAACCAAACCCTCACGCCTCGCGTCCGTTCTACAGCGAACGACGCGGAAGACCTCTGCGTCCAgctcaacaccaccagcaccctCGCAGTTAAACAACTTAGCGACGCTCTCGACAAAGGAGTCCGAAggcgccgccgtcggcttCGTTGGGTCCGCCGGGCGGGCTTTGTCGTGCTGGAATGGGCTCTTGTCGGAATGCTCTGGTGGGTGTGGCTGATTGTCATGGCTTTCAAACTTGTGCGCGGTATTTTCCGAGGCTCTATTGCGGGTGCAAGATGGGTTCTGTGGCTGTAA
- a CDS encoding uncharacterized protein (ID:PFLUO_008016-T1.cds;~source:funannotate), whose product MNDSQDKDNGKETDNNKRSSPITDELFFCSSPSSQASTVQDWMNRDSDQTLWLDEDESPESPPSERDTSQLVRAAETETDFNSRSTSDWKALLIWNHDSIRNLMKLLKLWALHGVPASEMGLFLESILYQHDEHMHHKLTQSVDANETYAEIACLVMQHYQIRDDDKMPLWLNVDPGDANYRPLDKQWEMNNSTIQREKPRKRQETSQRKVSTNPNGIGRRPYSHIPAPRPARPTNWPLFLSDLQLGHSLEGNDEDEYGEEGSTRRRFGEDFIRLGSVKTNKAVIFEQSRFLAQPMSAELVSPTQADLEQQQNGKDIPHPRVPFNSQPKSAVHGTSTNHDNAETETNPSQPHSHSTKTDQPGPSGTDHNVSDSQSRRSARNPPRAPVPASAFIENVINATCEQLSAMDFHDGTDTKGRMFL is encoded by the exons ATGAATGACAGTCAGGACAAGGATAATGGAAAGGAAACCGACAACAACAAACGATCGTCTCCAATCACGGATGAGCTCTTTTTCTGTTCCAGCCCTAGCTCCCAGGCTAGCACTGTTCAAGATTGGATGAATCGTGACTCCGATCAG ACCCTGTGgctggatgaggacgagaGTCCTGAATCCCCTCCGTCTGAGCGAGATACCAGCCAGCTTGTCCGTGCAGCTGAAACAGAGACCGACTTTAACTCGAGATCCACCAGTGACTGGAAGGCCCTCCTGATCTGGAACCATGACAGCATCCGCAATCTGATGAAACTGCTCAAGCTTTGGGCACTACACGGCGTGCCAGCCAGCGAGATGGGCCTGTTCCTGGAGTCGATACTGTACCAACATGATGAGCACATGCATCACAAGTTGACCCAGTCAGTCGACGCCAACGAAACTTACGCGGAAATTGCGTGCTTGGTTATGCAGCATTACCAGATCCGCGACGACGACAAGATGCCGCTTTGGTTGAATGTCGATCCTGGGGACGCGAACTATCGCCCGCTGGACAAGCAATGGGAGATGAACAACTCAACGATTCAGCGTGAGAAGCCGAGGAAGCGACAAGAAACTTCACAGCGGAAGGTGAGCACAAACCCTAATGGAATCGGACGACGGCCCTATTCTCATATTCCTGCACCACGACCGGCCCGTCCTACCAATTGGCCCTTGTTCCTGAGTGATCTCCAGCTGGGCCATTCCCTTGAGGGCaatgatgaggacgagtATGGCGAGGAGGGAAGCACTCGTCGCAGATTCGGCGAGGACTTCATCCGTCTTGGCAGTGTAAAGACGAATAAGGCAGTTATCTTCGAGCAGTCCCGCTTCCTGGCCCAACCCATGTCCGCCGAACTGGTCAGTCCCACGCAGGCTGATTtggaacagcagcagaacgGAAAGGACATTCCCCATCCCAGAGTGCCCTTCAATTCACAACCAAAATCCGCTGTCCACGGTACTTCCACCAACCATGACAATGCCGAAACTGAGACTAATCCCTCGCAGCCTCACTCTCACTCTACAAAGACTGATCAGCCCGGGCCATCGGGGACTGACCACAACGTATCCGATTCTCAATCTCGTCGTTCGGCAAGAAATCCGCCTCGAGCTCCTGTTCCAGCCAGTGCCTTCATTGAGAACGTTATCAATGCTACATGCGAGCAGCTCAGTGCTATGGACTTTCACGACGGCACGGATACTAAGGGGAGAATGTTCCTCTGA
- a CDS encoding uncharacterized protein (ID:PFLUO_008017-T1.cds;~source:funannotate): protein MARIGVRLRGTYKKYTINATHLLHTHHKNGKGGPGPNILREDIQELAFHNSADDEHSQSNGPGFYRGSEAEYKDPDADALGPTESIRNMASEKRRKSCGDQDRRDDEAMDRGVLAPSK, encoded by the exons ATGGCGAGAATTGGGGTGAGGCTTCGGGGAACCTACAAAAAGTACACCATCAATGCCACTCATCTGCTGCATACCCATCATAAAAACGGCAAGGGTGGTCCGGGCCCAAACATCCTTAGAGAAGATATCCAGGAGCTT GCCTTCCACAACTCTGCCGACGATGAACATAGCCAGTCGAACGGCCCCGGCTTCTATCGCGGCTCCGAGGCCGAATATAAAGACCCCGATGCTGATGCCCTTGGGCCGACCGAGTCGATCCGCAACATGGCCAGCGAAAAACGAAGAAAGAGCTGCGGGGATCAAGATAGACGAGACGATGAGGCCATGGATCGTGGCGTTCTGGCTCCCTCCAAATGA
- a CDS encoding uncharacterized protein (ID:PFLUO_008018-T1.cds;~source:funannotate) has product MGGLYAGNAVHKSSGAGRWIVIVSIYVFAAIYSVTWGITVKVYSAEIQPQRTRASATTLAHSSNWGFNFLVALTTPILLSKSNFGAYFLFGGCCIITAVVGGIFMHETKGRTFLEIEEAFRGKTKGLGKSLRSLRHGMIKSSLKA; this is encoded by the coding sequence ATGGGCGGCCTCTATGCCGGCAACGCAGTTCACAAATCCAGCGGCGCTGGACGCTGGATTGTGATTGTCTCGATCTATGTTTTTGCAGCCATCTACTCCGTGACCTGGGGCATCACCGTGAAAGTCTATAGCGCTGAGATTCAACCTCAGCGAACGCGAGCATCGGCCACCACATTGGCCCATTCAAGCAACTGGGGATTCAACTTTTTGGTCGCTTTAACCACCCCCATTCTACTCTCGAAGAGTAATTTCGGGGCATACTTTTTGTTCGGTGGATGCTGCATTATTACCGCCGTTGTTGGTGGGATCTTCATGCATGAAACCAAAGGCCGAACTTTCCTTGAGATTGAAGAAGCCTTCCGGGGTAAAACAAAGGGATTGGGAAAATCACTACGTTCACTTCGACACGGCATGATCAAAAGTTCATTGAAGGCTTAA